The genomic interval CTCCATGACGCCCCGGATTATCCTCTCCACGTCCTGGAGGGTCTCCACGGCGATTCCTTCCAGGTGGTTTTCGCGGTACCAGTCGAAGGATTCCAGCTCGCTGACCATCTCGCGGAGCATGTGCCGCAGCAGGTCCTCCTTGTTGCGGAAGTAGAGCCAGAAGGTTCCGTGGCCGATGCCGGCGCGGGAGATGATGTCGGCCACCGCGGTTTTTTCGTAGCCCTTCTCGGAAAAAACCTCCCTCGCGGCCTCCAGGATGCGTTTCCTGGTCTCCGCGGACCGCTCCTGTACGAAACGCACTGCGCGCGCGTTTCCGCGTCCTGAATTCGCCTTCAACGCGACCCCTTTCCGAGATGACCGACAGTCACAATTTACCAGCGGCGGTCCTTGACGGTCAAACCGCCGGCGGGAAGCCCCCGTCCACCCCCCATTCATGTCGAGGGGGCCGGCCTGGCCGCTCTCCATTTGACCCGAAAGGGGCGGAAAGGTAGAATTTTTATCATGAAAAATATGAATAATGAAAAGGATACCCAAGGTTCCCCTCCCGAGGAACCCT from Actinomycetota bacterium carries:
- a CDS encoding TetR/AcrR family transcriptional regulator; translation: MKANSGRGNARAVRFVQERSAETRKRILEAAREVFSEKGYEKTAVADIISRAGIGHGTFWLYFRNKEDLLRHMLREMVSELESFDWYRENHLEGIAVETLQDVERIIRGVMEVFQRYSHIHPLVIRASVESEEFRRDLDELNLPFARILEAKLREHLEKGLCRDLDPEIVSRIILAMMEFVTVQWVNGSLDCDLEKLVHNLSVIIFHTLRQERSG